One genomic region from Marmota flaviventris isolate mMarFla1 chromosome 6, mMarFla1.hap1, whole genome shotgun sequence encodes:
- the Kcnk5 gene encoding potassium channel subfamily K member 5 isoform X2 codes for MIFAATVITTIGYGNVAPKTPAGRLFCVFYGLFGVPLCLTWISALGKFFGGRAKRLGQFLTRRGMSLRKAQITCTAIFIVWGVLVHLVIPPFVFMVTEEWDYIGGLYYSFITISTIGFGDFVAGVNPSANYHALYRYFVELWIYLGLAWLSLFVNWKVSMFVEVHKAIKKRRRRRKESFESSPHSRKALGMAGSTASKDVNIFSFLSKKEETYNDLIKQIGKKAMKTSGGGERVPGPGLGPQGAGLPALPASRTSLVVYSKNCAPSLEEVSQTLRSKGHVSRPPGEEDQPQAPEDSSPTSEVFINQLDRISEEDEPWGARDYHPLIFQNASIAFVNEEASLLDEETSKSSLEDNLVGEEQPQEGDATQVPLNMGKFPSSDESTFTSTESELSVPYEQLMNEYNKANSPKGT; via the exons ATGATTTTTGCAGCCACGGTCATCACCACCATTG GTTATGGCAATGTGGCCCCCAAGACCCCCGCCGGGCGCCTCTTCTGTGTCTTCTACGGTCTCTTCGGGGTACCTCTCTGCCTGACCTGGATCAGTGCCCTGGGAAAGTTCTTCGGAGGACGTGCCAAGAGGCTGGGCCAGTTCCTCACCAGGAGAGGCATGAGCCTG CGGAAGGCGCAGATCACGTGCACGGCCATCTTCATCGTGTGGGGCGTCCTGGTCCACCTGGTGATCCCGCCCTTCGTGTTCATGGTGACCGAGGAGTGGGACTACATTGGTGGCCTCTACTACTCCTTcatcaccatctccaccatcgGCTTTGGTGACTTTGTGGCTG GTGTGAACCCCAGTGCCAACTACCACGCCTTGTACCGGTACTTTGTGGAGCTCTGGATCTACCTGGGGCTGGCCTGGCTGTCCCTCTTTGTCAACTGGAAGGTGAGCATGTTTGTGGAGGTCCACAAAGCCATTAAGAAGAGGCGGAGACGGCGGAAGGAGTCCTTCGAGAGCTCCCCACACTCCCGGAAGGCCCTGGGGATGGCAGGCAGCACGGCCTCCAAGGACGTCAACATCTTCAGCTTTCTGTCCAAAAAGGAAGAGACCTACAATGACCTCATCAAGCAGATTGGGAAGAAGGCCATGAAAacaagtgggggtggggagagggtcccaggacctgggctggggcctcAGGGGGCTGGGCTGCCCGCGCTCCCCGCCTCCCGGACATCCTTGGTGGTCTACTCCAAGAACTGCGCGCCCAGCTTGGAAGAGGTGTCACAGACGCTCAGGAGCAAAGGGCACGTGTCGAGGCCCCCTGGAGAGGAGGACCAGCCGCAGGCCCCGGAGGACAGCTCCCCGACCTCCGAGGTGTTCATCAACCAACTGGACCGCATCAGCGAGGAGGACGAGCCCTGGGGGGCCCGGGACTACCACCCACTCATCTTCCAGAACGCCAGCATTGCCTTTGTGAACGAGGAGGCCAGCCTCCTGGACGAGGAGACCTCTAAGTCCTCTCTGGAGGACAACCTGGTGGGGGAGGAGCAGCCCCAGGAGGGGGACGCCACCCAGGTGCCCCTGAACATGGGCAAGTTCCCCTCGTCAGATGAGTCCACCTTCACCAGCACCGAGTCAGAGCTTTCCGTGCCTTACGAGCAGCTGATGAACGAGTACAATAAGGCAAACAGCCCCAAAGGCACCTGA